From Leptolyngbyaceae cyanobacterium, the proteins below share one genomic window:
- the ftsZ gene encoding cell division protein FtsZ, whose product MTLNNKQGLVNNRSHAEAQQGLAPTGDASNPYINSGFQFGQVPYGKGMAEETARGGDIIPSRIAKIKVIGVGGGGSNAVNRMIASDLSGVEFWAINTDAQALALSSAMKRLQIGQKLTRGLGAGGNPAIGQKAAEESRDEIASALANSDLVFITAGMGGGTGTGAAPIVAEAAKEVGALTVGVVTRPFTFEGRRRINQAEEGIANLQSRVDTLIIIPNNRILSVVPETTPLQDAFRHADDILRQGVQGISDIITIPGLVNVDFADVRAIMADAGSALMGIGIGSGKSRAKEAANMAISSPLLESSVDGAKGVVFNITGGSDLTLHEVNTAAETIYEAVDPNANIIFGAVIDEKLQGEIRITVIATGFSGESQSSQSGRGAKSTVTQRSNPPAAVKPATTPETPDKQTGAGGLDIPEFLQKRRPQK is encoded by the coding sequence ATGACGCTTAATAATAAACAGGGGCTCGTAAATAACCGTTCCCATGCTGAAGCACAACAGGGTTTGGCACCAACAGGGGATGCCAGTAATCCTTATATCAATTCGGGTTTTCAGTTTGGCCAAGTTCCTTATGGCAAAGGTATGGCTGAAGAAACAGCACGTGGCGGCGATATAATACCGAGTCGCATAGCCAAAATTAAAGTAATCGGTGTCGGCGGTGGTGGTAGCAATGCTGTCAACCGCATGATTGCTAGCGACTTAAGCGGTGTGGAGTTTTGGGCAATTAATACCGATGCCCAAGCTTTAGCTCTATCATCCGCCATGAAACGCTTACAAATCGGGCAGAAGTTAACTCGCGGATTGGGCGCTGGTGGCAACCCCGCTATCGGTCAAAAAGCAGCCGAAGAATCTCGCGATGAAATTGCCTCTGCTTTGGCAAACTCGGATTTGGTTTTTATCACTGCTGGAATGGGTGGTGGTACCGGTACCGGCGCAGCCCCGATCGTAGCAGAAGCAGCAAAAGAAGTTGGCGCTTTGACAGTTGGAGTAGTTACTCGTCCTTTTACTTTTGAAGGGCGGCGTCGCATCAACCAAGCCGAAGAAGGGATTGCTAATTTGCAGAGTCGGGTAGATACCTTGATTATTATCCCGAACAATCGCATCCTGTCCGTGGTTCCCGAAACTACTCCACTGCAAGATGCTTTTCGTCACGCTGACGATATCCTGCGCCAAGGCGTGCAAGGGATCTCCGATATCATTACCATTCCCGGACTGGTAAACGTAGACTTTGCCGACGTGCGGGCAATTATGGCCGATGCGGGATCGGCTTTAATGGGAATTGGCATTGGTTCTGGCAAGTCGAGAGCCAAAGAAGCTGCAAACATGGCGATTTCTTCACCTTTGCTGGAATCCTCCGTGGATGGAGCAAAAGGTGTCGTATTCAACATTACGGGTGGCTCTGACTTAACTCTCCATGAAGTGAATACGGCGGCAGAAACGATTTATGAAGCGGTCGATCCCAACGCCAACATCATTTTCGGAGCAGTGATCGATGAAAAACTGCAAGGAGAAATCAGAATAACGGTAATTGCTACTGGCTTCAGCGGTGAAAGCCAATCTAGCCAATCCGGGCGAGGAGCCAAAAGTACCGTAACTCAGCGTTCCAATCCACCAGCGGCAGTAAAACCCGCAACAACTCCTGAAACCCCAGATAAACAAACCGGGGCAGGAGGATTGGATATTCCTGAGTTTTTGCAAAAGAGACGCCCTCAGAAATAA
- the thiD gene encoding bifunctional hydroxymethylpyrimidine kinase/phosphomethylpyrimidine kinase, whose translation MTATTGLSVPVALTIAGSDSGGGAGIQADLRTFAFHCVHGTSAITCVTSQNTLGVMRVDALPAVAVIAQMEAVVKDIGVQATKTGMLLDREIIAAVATQVKAFELTNLVVDPVMVSRTGAQLIDNEAITCLRDNLIPQAAIVTPNRYEAQILSDLPIHTLDDMRAAAQRIYQLGAKAVLVKGGGMQGNLQGVDVWFDGLRLETLATTKVETTNTHGTGCTLAAAIAANLALGKDLFSAVQLAKNYVTTALKYSLSIGQGQGPVGHFFPIWQKTGEK comes from the coding sequence ATGACGGCAACAACCGGATTGAGCGTACCCGTAGCTCTTACTATTGCAGGTTCAGATAGTGGCGGCGGTGCTGGCATTCAAGCCGATTTGAGGACGTTTGCTTTTCACTGCGTCCACGGCACCAGTGCCATCACCTGCGTGACTTCTCAAAATACTCTGGGCGTGATGCGGGTTGATGCTCTACCAGCGGTGGCTGTCATCGCCCAGATGGAAGCAGTGGTAAAAGATATCGGGGTGCAGGCTACTAAAACCGGGATGTTGCTCGATCGAGAAATTATTGCGGCTGTGGCAACTCAGGTAAAAGCTTTCGAGCTGACTAACTTGGTGGTCGATCCCGTAATGGTATCCCGTACCGGAGCGCAACTAATTGACAATGAAGCAATTACGTGCTTGCGCGATAACTTGATACCGCAAGCTGCGATCGTCACTCCCAATCGTTACGAAGCACAAATATTGAGCGACTTGCCAATACATACGCTCGATGATATGCGGGCAGCAGCCCAACGAATTTACCAACTGGGTGCTAAGGCAGTTTTGGTAAAGGGGGGCGGTATGCAGGGTAACTTGCAGGGTGTAGATGTCTGGTTTGATGGCTTGCGGCTGGAAACTTTGGCAACTACAAAGGTGGAAACAACTAATACTCACGGTACTGGTTGTACCTTGGCTGCTGCCATAGCAGCTAACCTAGCTTTAGGCAAAGATTTATTTTCTGCTGTCCAATTAGCAAAAAATTACGTTACCACCGCTTTAAAATACTCTTTATCGATCGGTCAAGGTCAAGGGCCAGTAGGACACTTTTTCCCGATCTGGCAAAAGACTGGTGAAAAATAA
- a CDS encoding aromatic ring-hydroxylating dioxygenase subunit alpha, protein MTSLSPITQSCHIRQLGISPNHWYVVARSTEVKTQPLGITLWHQPIVIYRDSAGKIHALEDRCPHRQVKLSHGKIIDNNIECAYHGWRFNSSGECAEVPYLAENQKLPNCKIRRYPVQEKDGFIWLFPGDETLSQIVTPLGLPEWDHLNYIATVSVIHCKAHYSYLIENLMDMYHGHLHQDWQAWADPVLQEIEEDNNRIDAHYQAQSYYKIDKIWSISQLFFPALRRLHPEPLDVSYVYPHWVSTLGKDFKIYCLLCPINETETRAYLIHFTSLNAFWRLHKLPVWFRKFVRDSLFGSAQKLLDGLVRQDVEMIEEEQQAYLQNSERKNHELNRALVSVQRLMRSQAERA, encoded by the coding sequence ATGACTTCCCTTTCACCAATTACTCAATCTTGCCATATCCGTCAATTAGGAATTAGCCCAAATCACTGGTACGTCGTTGCTAGAAGCACAGAAGTTAAAACCCAACCTTTAGGCATTACCTTATGGCATCAACCAATAGTTATTTATCGAGATAGTGCAGGCAAAATCCATGCTTTAGAGGATAGATGCCCTCATCGTCAAGTCAAACTAAGTCACGGTAAAATAATCGATAACAATATAGAATGCGCCTATCACGGTTGGCGTTTTAATAGTAGCGGGGAATGTGCAGAAGTTCCCTATTTAGCAGAAAATCAAAAACTACCAAATTGCAAAATTCGTCGTTATCCAGTACAAGAAAAAGATGGTTTTATTTGGTTATTTCCAGGTGATGAAACTTTATCTCAAATTGTCACACCTTTAGGATTACCAGAATGGGATCATCTTAATTATATTGCTACCGTTTCAGTTATTCACTGTAAAGCACATTATTCATATTTAATAGAAAATTTGATGGATATGTATCACGGACATTTGCATCAAGATTGGCAAGCTTGGGCAGATCCCGTACTACAAGAAATTGAAGAAGATAATAACCGAATTGATGCTCATTATCAAGCACAAAGTTATTACAAAATAGATAAAATTTGGTCAATTTCTCAGTTATTTTTCCCTGCTTTACGTCGATTGCATCCAGAACCATTGGATGTGAGTTATGTTTACCCTCATTGGGTTTCCACTTTGGGGAAAGATTTTAAAATTTACTGTCTACTTTGTCCGATCAATGAAACAGAAACTCGCGCTTATTTAATTCATTTTACATCACTAAATGCCTTTTGGCGTTTACACAAATTACCCGTATGGTTTAGAAAATTTGTCAGAGATAGTTTGTTTGGTTCAGCACAAAAGTTACTCGATGGTTTAGTACGTCAAGATGTAGAAATGATTGAAGAGGAACAACAAGCTTATTTACAAAACTCGGAAAGAAAAAATCATGAATTAAATCGGGCTTTAGTAAGCGTGCAAAGATTGATGAGGAGTCAAGCAGAACGGGCGTAA